The sequence below is a genomic window from Cicer arietinum cultivar CDC Frontier isolate Library 1 chromosome 6, Cicar.CDCFrontier_v2.0, whole genome shotgun sequence.
tggaagagagaaaaaaattaacgCAGCATTGAGCATTCCAAAATTTGGGATTGGAGAGCTCTTATCACAGAGGGTTGTGTCACAAGATTTTTGTTTTAGGTTTTGTGCAGGAGACGAGGTCAGAGGTTGCATTATTTCTTTCCTTCTTATGAAAGGATGCTTGTTCCCCCCTCAGCCAGATGAGGAAAACAATAGTGCACACCCCTATATTCCACCCCTGTGCCGAAACAGCTTACAACAGACACAAAATATTAAGAgtgtcaacaaatatttatcaaccATTTCAATGCAGGCACAAAGTCAAAAGTGACTTATCCCCAAAAAAACTCCCTAAAGAATGAAACAAAATTTCAGAACTACAAAAAAGGAACtgaattttttcaatttcttcaaaatattactAAAGGAAAGGAATCTGAACTCTCAGGTCCCATCTCAACGAAAAACAACTCATTTGGCTTTGTTGAGTATAATATTTACTTCGTTAGCATCATGAAGCAATACAAATCAACTTGAAAAAAGCTAGCATCCCCAAGAAAGTAAATATACCATACATAGTTAACGCAAAGAACTGTAATTCTAAAAAGGCATTACCCAAACTTGACTAAACTCTGAAGTAATCCTAATCCAAACTTCAAAAGTAAGAAATAAAGCAACAATCTATCCAGGGACAACATATCAAAAATCCCAATCTGCTCATAAACTATATCTCCCAATTTACAATTACACCatacattaataattataaacatCATCCTCTCGTACTGCATTAACATCATAACATTCTAATAACAGGAAATGAAAAACCACTCATCCCTGGTGGGAGGAAAAAGTGATTAACCAAGATACATCGAGGCATATAATCAGAAAATCAGCCATGCTACATATACCATACCAATGGCATTGCTGATTATCCAACACTTGGCTGGGATAGGATACAAAGAGAAGGAGAGAAGATTAGGGGTTTTCTGCTTCGTTCGAGATTTTGTTTTAAAGGGAGAGATCTCAGGCGCGAAAAGCCTGAGAGGAACGATTGACTACTCATTCTTTAAATCTTTCTCTTCCTAACATGGATTAAATCCAACCTTTTCTTTCACTATTTCTCTAATATATGCACTGCTATTATCATACATAGACATTTACTTGTATCCTCAACATTTATTACTCCAATTTTCTTTCAGATATATTCATTCTTCATCTTATCTTTTCTTGTATGTCTATTCATTTCATTCTAACATCTCTCAATTACATTATCTCCCTCTTTATATACTACAACCTCTTCTACTGTGTTAGAGTAAGGCCAACTAACACGTCCAGACACAGCTTTTTTAACACTTTCAACAAACAATGTCTAACTGAGAGGTCAGCCCATGGCCCTCCTTTCTTCTAATATATAATGTTAGCAGATATTTAATATGTATCTTCAAAATCACACTAAGGAGTAGTCACTAACTATtactaagaaaaaaaatcctaattgataAACCAAATGATTAGCAAAAAGAAAACCTAGAAAAAAGTGTGATGCATTCATTTTAATAAGGCAAATGATATAAGCCGAACATAACTTATTAAGTTAAGAACAAAAccataaataattgaaatcacATCGCATCCAGTGATCACAAGTCAAAACATCCGATGCCAAATAATCAAAGAACAATTACTCAATTGGCCTGCGCTGTTTTTGAATTAAAACTCCACAGCCCACATAACCAACACAACAAACAACAAAATCTGCACTATTCTTAAAAACACTAATCAAAACAATGCAGGAGAACACAACTATTAACTAGAGAATAAGCTCATATAACACATGATCCTGTAATTCATAAAGTTCAAAAAATCTCTCAGCATCCATTAACAAGCactgaaatcaaatcaaaccaaCAGCTAACATGAGAAAATGTGCATACCATGTTTCTAAGTAGCAGTACTCTAGTAGGTACTCCATTGATGTTAACACTCTTGACTTTCTTATCAGACTTATTATCACTAGCATTAACAATAACCCCAGCTCGTCTATCGGTTTTCTTAGCCATCAAAGGAGTAGTGATCCCTTGCTCTTGTTTCCCAAGCCCTTGTCCTTCCTTCCAACCCATCTTCGCCATCATCCTTTGAGCAGCAGTCATCTGCCCACCAGCACCAACCCCTAATCCAACAGTCTCcgacttcccaatagtaaatcCATCCACATTCCCCGGCGGTGAAGGCGACCTCGGCACTGGAACCGCCCCTCCACCGCCCCCACTACTCATCCCCACACGCCGCCTCCACGCTTCCTCACCGGAAATATTCAACCTAGAATCTCCCTGATCCCTATCTCTATccctctctctttctctttctctctccttttccctctctctctccctctcctcctcctcctcccgCCGTCTCTCGAGCTCCCTCATCATCTCCGCCTCCCTAGCCTTCCTCTTCTTCTCCCTTCGATACTCCTCGTAGTCGTTGGGCCTTGCCGGATCGTACTCTTCCAACACCGTGGATTGCACGCCGACCAGAGCCGGTTGCACGATTTCATCGAGTGCCGGAGCGAGTACCGGTGGTGCCGGAGATAGAACAGTTTTGGAATTGGTGATTTTAGGTTTGTTTTGGGATCTGAGAAGGGTGTGAGGAGGAGTAAAAAGAGAAGAGGGTTTACGGAGAGTGGCGGGGGCCATTTTGGTGCTGGAGGACCAGACATTGGTGGTTGGTTTATCTTCCTCGGCGGAAGAGGGTGGAGGTAAGTCTCCGTATAACCCACCCAACATTTCAAAGCTCAAACCAAACACTATCTCGATAACAACACCAACGGGCTGCGTTTTggattagggtttagtgatTGAGGATTAACAGTGAACAAAACGCAGATGATGCTACCAACGGCAATCGCTAACTACTGCATACTGAACCGATTGTCTCAACGCCTCGATTGCCCCTTCTTCATTCTTTCCTGCTAGAgggttttttttattctttttttttatcacgatttttattagtttttatttttataaaaagaaataaaaaagaggTTTACTTTCTTTCATTGAAATGCAGAGGTTTATGTTTcttgtaaaaaacaaaaaagaggtttatgttttttttttttttatgaaaaggtttatgtttcattttaatttcttagtttcgtactgtgaaaatgaataaaatttttgacaaaaaaaatataaaactttgatAATATAGGATTTTGGCTTTACTTGCACAAGTTATTTGAATTTTTGGGAAGACTATTTGAggataaacaattaaatttaatttgcaAACATTTATTGTGGTTAGTAGTTATCTTACAACtcaactattattttaaaagtggtTAGTGATTACTATACAATCATATAAATCAGatatttttcaatatcaaatacatgtaatttacatttaaaattatttacatgaatactaataaaaatttatttattagtcttgcataataatgtataattgaAGGCATGTTCTTAATACGAATTTGTGCTAAAAACCTAATACATTAgacaaaaataagaaaaaataaattcatttgtgttacTAACTAAACTAAAATGGAAATTTTACGAATAAATttgtatgataaatatttgactatttttatccattttttatatttatttttttaactctacgtacactattaaaaattatgattgtttatcaaaaactaaaattcaatttaaaaactcaaaaaaataaacaaaattaaacgAGGCACCACCTAAATATTCTTATACCACCTAGGAGCCCAAACCTTGGGCACAACCCAAAGTGGACGGAAGTGGTGACTCAACTGCATTTTAGAATTTAGTTATGCTATTTCCTTGCTACTAATTATGATATTGCATACTCGTATATAACtggtaaatataattttaaatttagagtaaattataattatttagataagtcataatattaattaaaaaacttaaaattatattagataatatatttaatttgaatatactagtaatataaagatattttataatattagttacttttaaaatcaacatatgaatgattgtgatgtggttaaagtataaaaaaatttacattgacagtatatgacaattaaactctattaaatatgtaaatgtgtaaaaaatatataggaATATGAATTAATTAGGAAGGTTCTAAAAATATGTATAGAGTTCTCTAATTGTATCCATAAATATCTCACTGTACGTAACATTTGAAATCAAGCAAGttgtcattttcttttagaaacactTCATTTCCTctaacaaagtggtatctagagaTTGGTTGTGAGAGTTGAGAGGATCGAGTTGAGACATGGCGACTCATGACTACACTACTTTCCTCTTttgacaaaacaaaattatgaaattttgtgTTTTCGCATGAAATCTTTGTTTGGCTCTCAAGGTTACAAGATGAAGAAAGTTTGTTTCAAAATGAGAAAGGAATCACAAAGATGAAGATCAACTTGCTCTCACCTTCACCTACCTGTTGAAACATaatcccaaattaatgttttgatgataatcaaacaaagttaattaaacttctaattatgattctaaaattgTGTTGCTATTTAAACATGTGTTTTTTAGTGTATTAATTGAAGATATGTATTAAACATAACAACACAATAAATTTTTGGAAGAAGCGAGATCATTATGAGAAAACAAGATAATTCTGGTTATTAAAAACAGAAGTTTggaaaaacgaagatcgttaTGATTTTTCACATACTTTAGTCTAATCAAGTCAAGAACATTATGATTTGAGAAAGAACAAAGCCTTCCTTAAACAAGATTGTTTTAGTCTGCAAAAGTACCAGACTTATATACACAAGATCATTCCATACAGATTTAATCCAAAAAGATTAACAAATGCAAAGcaaaacataaaaaacaaacaGCAAGATCAATCTCTAGATTGATGGTTAAAGTAACAAGTACAACCATGACAGAAATGACAAGACACTGATACTACATCTCTGAGCAATATGCGTACAAAGCAAGAAAAAACATGACATCTAACAACTGTCAAAAGTTCTCAGTTCAGCACTTACTTAAAATAGAAACTAATAGtttttcagcaagtgtactgaatcgttgcaagtaataattaaaacggtagtaccgagtgtcgaactcaaggattgcgttttactattgaattatatttaattatggcAATTGAACACAAAGTTTCtgatttgattgaaataatatttaaaagtaacaacgataataaaattgatcctttataataagaaaaatgttagggatgagtttcacttcgaatccaaccttggtgtctaatttgatcataaTTACTGGattcctttattaaattattaccgaattctctttattatttttgtcctaatgtcttagtgacagaacctttaattcaaaagtaacccataattccttagtggatttaagattagaattaagtctcaccgtacatgaattctcttgttaaactattgtctttgcaactaatttaattggtttcatgacatgCATCTATCCAtaaactacaaattcatgaatttctcatctcaagcattcgtaaagtccacttccgtttcaaaatatgaatcgtagaatattttaatgttgatcaagcaataaaaagaattaagcacatagatgagaaaaataattcaataaactcattcatataactagaaatcaaatcagaaaaaataaaagtttcatcttgttacactcatccctaacaaatagaggTTAGTTACTCGTGACAGatatagaaaagatagagattagagaagagttacaagaaatattcatgaatgattcttaataaaactgctccaatggtgttagaaatgatcgtctttgagtttctatgttagggcacaagtctctcaacttcccaatagtaaaaaaagatccctagaaagtgagaaaaaaaatacgATTTAATGTATTATGTCGCGTGCCACGCGCCCAAGATGCAGCTTTTGCACTTCAAGCGCAGACCAATAGAGCCTTCAGCATGAAAATGCGCACCAGACGCGGTTGTTGCGCTTTAGGCGCACAACTTCTTATGTTTGAcgttttttttgtatttttctcctcttttgagtctgaattggaTTTcgatgtcttcatgaaagttgtagatatggatcttagattTCATTAGCaattggtttgactccaattgaacatctacagCTCCAAATATGATTgtaatactccacataggtcatgttgatttctcaccaaaattcaacactgcGCTACATGAGCTGTCATAAGCATTCGtcaagcctataaaaggaatcTTAAGGTCAAGAAAACAAGAGTTTAAAGTTCAAACAATCAATCACCTAAATAATCATTCTTGAGAAATCTAAGCTCTTCAATTAAGCAAAAGCTCCAGTTCTGTTTCACTAGATTTAAGGATCTATTTGCTGAGTCTTTTTGCTGATAATCAAAACTCAAACAAgtaataaatgtattttgatCCACCAATCCTCTTTATCAATTCATTTGAAACTCGAGACTATAGTGCTAAAGATAGTTTGAGtatattgtaaaaatccttttatgattaaaatGTGACTTGTAAAAAACTCTTTATGGACTGAAAGGTAACTGTTGAAAGGTAACCCTAAATATTGTAACtaatcaagattgatcttgaaaaTTAGTGTGAAAATGCATAACATTCTTGTTAGAGCACTTTAGTgaaaaaaactcataaattgTGAGGAATGGACGTTGCCCACTTTGGGTGAATCAAGATATGTGTGATTCTCTTtctcttatctctatttatttattactcaCTAAACATAGATCACatagagattttttattttatttcactaACCAAAAACGTTATGCTTTTGTTGTGTTTGAAACCAatattgatcttgagttaactaaatttataagcaataattaatttttttaaaaagggaatcacaattcaaaccccaacTCTTTGTGATTGACATTGTCATTGTCCTTTCACTATCAATGTTTATTTGATATGTTTGACAAGGTTGACAAGACTTTAATCAGTAACGGGGGAGTTTTGAAGTTTTGAAGATCAATAATTctgaatcaattttgaattactACTCAAGGGTGAAGTCaattgttaatcaaatgatGAGATAAGGAGACAAAATAAAAGAGGTTCGCGTGGCAAAGAAAAATATTCACTCCCTGACTTTTAAGTTTGATTATGTAGTGTGTGTTATTGAGGAGTCAAATGATCTTGACTCAATGCTTATCGAAGAATTAGAAGGTTCTTTACAAGCTCAACAGaaaataatgaagaaaaaacaaGAATAGTCATTAGAGTAGGTTCTCAATACTAATGTTTCGTTGAAAGAATGGAGGAAGATAAAGAGATTATGGCAAAATAAAATGAGGTATGACAAATATAAAGTTGAATGCTATAATTGTCATAAATTTGATCATTTCTCTTGGGAATGTCACAGTGTTCTTAATCAAGAAGAATAAgttaattttgttaatgaaGATAAATAGTTTACTTTGTTGCTAACTTTCAAGGAAGAAGAAATGGATAGTAATAGTTTGTGGTATTTAGACAATGAAGCAAGTAATCATATGTGTGGATGCAAGGAAATTTTGTGGAGCTTAATGAGAAGGTCGATGAAAATGGGCCAATTAAAGATTCACAAAAAGTGCAAATTGAAGGGTAAAAAATGCCGAAAGACAACAACACTCATTTAAGTTGCAACTCCACTACCTCATTCACCTACTTTTCAAGAAGAAAGTTCAAATGAAAAACCAAGGAAGATGAGAGACATGAATGACATTTATGAAATGACTAATGGAATTACTTTTGACTTTAAAGATTTATATTGCCATAATGAATCATCGGGGTTTGGTGAAGTTATAAAAGGTAAAAGATGACCAACCATGAACGAAAAGATCAAATCAATTGTGAAGAACAACATTCAAGAATTATCAACTATATCAAAGGCTAAAAAGAATATTGATGGATTGGtggaaaaaatcaaaaaatgatTCGTCGCCGGAAGATAACAAAATTATGGAGTTTACTATGAAGATCTTCACATAAACACACTTCGAGAAactcaaataaaatagaaaatccaTGAAGTTGTTGTGAGATCAGAATTCCTAAATGGTTATCATGAAGAAGAAGTATACATTGAGTAATCATTGGACGATGTCCTCAAAGGAGATAACGATAAAATTCTAACACCAAAGAAAGATTGTTAGAAACtaagataatttaaaatttagagtaatataaaattatttagataagTTACAGTAATATCTATTGAAAAATGTAGCACTatattaaatatagaaaattatttaaaaagtatttaaaaatgtattaattaaaaaactcTTAAAAGTGTATTTATAGTTCTCTAATTGTATCTATAAAcacttctttaatttttttttttaaatcgaatagtaatttttttcttaaaaacatcTGCTTTCCTCTGACAATAACCTTGGCTAATACGGCTAATAGAATAatcttaaaatgaaaaattattcttATCTTCTTAAGAGGCTACTCTACCCtagaataaatttataacattcaTTCAGAATATCTCTATATATTGTTGTGTTTGcgaattattaatttttt
It includes:
- the LOC101511572 gene encoding DNA-damage-repair/toleration protein 111; translation: MLGGLYGDLPPPSSAEEDKPTTNVWSSSTKMAPATLRKPSSLFTPPHTLLRSQNKPKITNSKTVLSPAPPVLAPALDEIVQPALVGVQSTVLEEYDPARPNDYEEYRREKKRKAREAEMMRELERRREEEEEREREREKERERERERDRDRDQGDSRLNISGEEAWRRRVGMSSGGGGGAVPVPRSPSPPGNVDGFTIGKSETVGLGVGAGGQMTAAQRMMAKMGWKEGQGLGKQEQGITTPLMAKKTDRRAGVIVNASDNKSDKKVKSVNINGVPTRVLLLRNMVGPGEVDDELEEEVGSECAKYGTVTRVLIFEITEPNFPSDEAVRIFVQFERSEETTKALVDLDGRYFGGRIVRATFYDEDKFSKNELAPMPGEIPGFT